From Pseudomonas putida, one genomic window encodes:
- the parC gene encoding DNA topoisomerase IV subunit A — MSDSLELSLDGVERRSLADFTEQAYLNYSMYVIMDRALPHIGDGLKPVQRRIVYAMSELGLDADAKHKKSARTVGDVLGKFHPHGDSACYEAMVLMAQPFSYRYTLVDGQGNWGAPDDPKSFAAMRYTEARLSRYSEVLLSELGQGTVDWVPNFDGTLQEPAVLPARLPNILLNGTTGIAVGMATDVPPHNLREVASACVRLLDEPKATLEQLCEHIQGPDYPTEAEIITPRAEILKIYESGRGSIRMRAVYRVEDGDIVVTALPHQVSGAKVLEQIAAQMQAKKLPMVADLRDESDHENPCRIVIIPRSNRVDADELMQHLFATTELESSYRVNVNIIGLDGRPQLKNLRALLLEWLQYRIGTVRRRLQHRLEKVERRLHLLEGLLTAFLNLDEVIHIIRTEEHPKQALIARFDLTEIQADYILETRLRQLARLEEMKIRGEQDELLKEQAKLLALLGSDAKLRKLVRSELIKDAETYGDDRRSPIVARAEAKALSENELMPTEPVTVVLSEKGWVRCAKGHDIDATGLSYKAGDGFKAAAAGRSNQFAVLIDSTGRSYSVAAHTLPSARGQGEPLTGRLTPPPGATFECVLLPDDDALYVVASDAGYGFVVKGEDLQAKNKAGKGLLSLPNGAKVIGPRPVANREQDWLAAVTTEGRLLVFKVADLPQLGKGKGNKIIGVPGDRVASREEYVTDLAVIPEGATLVLQAGKRTLSLKPDDLEHYKGERGRRGSKLPRGFQRVDGLQVESPA; from the coding sequence ATGAGCGACTCACTGGAACTCAGCCTTGACGGCGTCGAACGCCGTTCGCTGGCTGACTTCACCGAACAGGCCTACCTCAACTATTCCATGTACGTGATCATGGACCGGGCCTTGCCGCACATCGGCGACGGCCTCAAGCCTGTGCAACGACGCATCGTCTATGCCATGAGCGAGTTGGGGCTCGATGCTGATGCCAAGCACAAGAAGTCGGCGCGTACCGTCGGCGACGTGCTCGGTAAATTCCACCCCCACGGCGATTCGGCCTGCTACGAAGCCATGGTGCTGATGGCGCAGCCGTTCAGCTACCGCTACACGCTGGTCGATGGCCAGGGTAACTGGGGTGCGCCGGACGATCCGAAGTCGTTCGCGGCGATGCGTTACACCGAAGCGCGCCTGTCGCGCTATTCCGAGGTGCTGCTCAGCGAACTGGGCCAGGGCACCGTGGACTGGGTGCCCAACTTCGACGGTACCCTGCAGGAGCCTGCGGTACTGCCGGCACGGTTACCGAACATCCTGCTCAACGGCACCACCGGCATTGCCGTCGGCATGGCCACCGACGTGCCGCCACACAACCTGCGCGAAGTGGCCAGTGCCTGTGTGCGCCTGCTCGACGAGCCCAAGGCCACCCTCGAGCAGCTGTGTGAACACATCCAGGGGCCGGACTACCCGACCGAAGCTGAAATCATCACGCCGCGTGCCGAGATCCTCAAGATCTACGAAAGCGGCCGCGGTTCGATCCGCATGCGCGCCGTATACCGGGTCGAGGACGGCGACATTGTCGTCACTGCGTTGCCGCACCAGGTCTCCGGGGCCAAGGTGCTGGAGCAGATCGCCGCGCAGATGCAGGCGAAGAAGCTGCCCATGGTCGCTGACCTGCGTGACGAATCGGACCATGAAAACCCCTGCCGTATCGTGATCATCCCACGCTCCAACCGCGTGGATGCCGACGAACTGATGCAGCACCTGTTCGCCACTACCGAGCTGGAAAGCAGCTATCGGGTCAACGTCAATATCATCGGCCTGGACGGGCGGCCGCAGCTCAAGAACCTGCGTGCCTTGCTTCTGGAGTGGCTGCAGTACCGCATCGGTACCGTTCGTCGTCGCCTGCAGCACCGCCTGGAGAAGGTCGAGCGGCGCCTTCACCTGTTGGAAGGCTTGCTCACTGCGTTCCTCAATCTCGATGAAGTCATCCACATCATCCGTACCGAGGAGCATCCCAAGCAGGCATTGATCGCTCGTTTCGACCTCACCGAAATCCAGGCCGACTACATCCTCGAGACCCGCCTGCGCCAGCTGGCGCGTCTGGAGGAGATGAAAATCCGCGGTGAGCAGGACGAATTGCTCAAGGAGCAGGCCAAGCTGCTGGCCCTGCTCGGCAGCGATGCCAAGCTACGCAAGCTGGTACGCAGCGAACTGATCAAGGATGCGGAGACTTACGGCGACGACCGCCGGTCGCCCATCGTCGCGCGCGCCGAAGCCAAGGCACTGTCGGAAAACGAGCTGATGCCGACGGAGCCTGTCACCGTCGTGCTGTCGGAAAAAGGCTGGGTGCGTTGCGCCAAAGGCCACGACATCGATGCAACCGGCCTCTCGTACAAAGCGGGCGATGGCTTCAAGGCTGCAGCAGCGGGGCGCTCCAACCAGTTTGCCGTGCTCATCGATTCCACCGGGCGCAGCTACTCGGTGGCTGCGCATACCTTGCCATCGGCGCGTGGCCAGGGTGAGCCGCTGACCGGTCGCCTGACGCCGCCGCCGGGGGCTACCTTCGAATGCGTGCTGCTGCCGGACGATGATGCGCTGTACGTTGTGGCATCGGATGCCGGTTACGGCTTTGTGGTCAAAGGTGAGGATCTGCAGGCCAAGAACAAGGCCGGCAAAGGGTTGCTCAGCCTGCCTAACGGGGCCAAGGTCATCGGCCCGCGCCCTGTGGCGAACCGTGAACAGGATTGGCTGGCGGCCGTGACCACCGAAGGTCGCTTGCTGGTATTCAAGGTCGCCGACCTGCCGCAACTGGGCAAAGGCAAGGGCAACAAGATTATCGGTGTGCCCGGTGATCGGGTCGCCAGCCGTGAAGAATATGTTACAGATCTGGCGGTGATCCCCGAGGGCGCCACCCTTGTATTGCAAGCTGGCAAGCGTACCCTGTCTTTGAAGCCGGACGACCTCGAGCATTACAAGGGCGAGCGCGGGCGGCGGGGTAGCAAGCTGCCACGCGGGTTCCAGCGCGTTGACGGTTTGCAGGTGGAAAGTCCGGCGTAA
- a CDS encoding retropepsin-like aspartic protease family protein, whose protein sequence is MSQPPGKRAGRVLMIVAWAAAMFLATRFFGEWEARERNPNTQVQSEHGEGFIEVRLLGNGQGHFVADGAINGKAVHFMLDTGATDVAIPEALARDLSLQRGSPVILSTANGRTEGYRTRLDSLQLGDIRLQGVRALVVPGLDGQTVLLGMSALKQLEFTQRGGTMLLRQNLK, encoded by the coding sequence ATGAGCCAGCCACCGGGCAAGCGTGCGGGCAGGGTACTGATGATCGTCGCCTGGGCGGCGGCGATGTTCCTCGCGACGCGGTTTTTCGGTGAGTGGGAGGCGCGCGAGCGTAACCCCAATACCCAGGTGCAGTCCGAGCACGGCGAAGGCTTCATCGAGGTGCGTCTGCTGGGCAATGGCCAGGGCCATTTCGTGGCAGATGGCGCGATCAACGGCAAAGCTGTGCATTTCATGCTCGATACCGGCGCCACCGACGTGGCGATCCCCGAAGCGCTGGCCCGTGACCTGAGCCTGCAACGTGGCAGCCCGGTCATCCTCAGCACCGCCAACGGTCGCACCGAAGGTTACCGCACGCGACTGGACAGCCTGCAGCTTGGGGATATCCGCCTGCAGGGCGTGCGCGCCCTGGTGGTGCCGGGGCTGGATGGGCAAACGGTGCTGCTCGGCATGAGCGCTCTGAAACAACTTGAATTTACCCAGCGCGGCGGCACCATGCTGCTGCGCCAGAACCTGAAATGA
- a CDS encoding esterase-like activity of phytase family protein → MIRSFVAVFLTLVALQSLAGDWPELKLTSEHPIDGMRGGNLSGLAFCRGALWGVSDRDDDRIYRFDPHNQVWRAQPLTFSPPPVPDSGLPWGLKSRNWAVSFIRGGQFDYEGITCDQAGNIYLVSEAHVAVLQLPVVGAPAWLRVDPAMIRQARASGMLLNFNALFEGLAINPAGDRLWLAAERERRGLVKIERQQSVWTCGRSCVLLSEAGVEMQPPQMPEARARSRDFADLAWFEGKLFTLERNAYRVCRRHADNGEVERCWSFAADALVPERRYDQPFGLAEALVIDAKGAWIGLDNNNADRADGENRPVVWRFAAPQGGWSATP, encoded by the coding sequence TTGATTCGTTCGTTTGTCGCGGTTTTCCTTACGCTGGTCGCGCTGCAAAGCCTGGCTGGCGACTGGCCGGAGCTGAAGCTGACATCCGAGCATCCGATCGACGGCATGCGCGGCGGCAATCTCTCCGGGCTGGCTTTTTGTCGGGGTGCGTTGTGGGGCGTTTCGGATCGCGATGATGACCGTATCTACCGCTTCGACCCGCACAATCAGGTATGGCGCGCCCAGCCTTTGACGTTCTCCCCACCCCCGGTGCCGGACAGCGGTTTGCCTTGGGGGCTGAAGTCGCGCAACTGGGCGGTGTCGTTCATTCGTGGCGGGCAGTTTGATTACGAAGGCATCACTTGCGATCAGGCTGGTAACATCTACCTGGTCAGCGAAGCGCATGTGGCCGTGCTGCAATTGCCGGTCGTAGGCGCACCTGCCTGGCTCAGGGTTGACCCAGCGATGATTCGCCAGGCACGGGCCAGTGGCATGCTGCTGAACTTCAATGCCCTGTTCGAAGGCCTGGCGATCAACCCGGCCGGTGATCGCCTGTGGCTTGCGGCCGAGCGTGAGCGCCGGGGCTTGGTCAAGATAGAACGGCAGCAGTCGGTATGGACGTGCGGACGCAGTTGCGTACTGCTCAGTGAAGCCGGGGTCGAGATGCAACCGCCACAAATGCCGGAGGCCCGTGCGCGTTCGCGTGATTTTGCTGACCTGGCCTGGTTCGAGGGCAAGCTGTTCACCCTAGAACGCAATGCATACCGCGTGTGCCGGCGCCATGCCGACAACGGCGAGGTCGAGCGCTGCTGGTCATTCGCCGCCGATGCTCTGGTGCCCGAGCGCCGCTACGATCAGCCGTTCGGCCTGGCCGAAGCGTTGGTGATCGATGCCAAGGGCGCCTGGATCGGTCTGGACAACAACAACGCGGATCGCGCCGATGGTGAAAACCGCCCGGTCGTCTGGCGCTTCGCCGCACCGCAGGGCGGGTGGAGCGCCACACCATGA
- the parE gene encoding DNA topoisomerase IV subunit B: MANPSASAYNADAIEVLSGLDPVRKRPGMYTDTSRPNHLAQEVIDNSVDEALAGHARSVQVILHADHSLEVSDDGRGMPVDIHPEEGVSGVELILTKLHAGGKFSNKNYQFSGGLHGVGISVVNALSTQVRVRVKRDGNEYQMTFADGFKASELEVVGTVGKRNTGTSVYFSPDPKYFDSPKFSISRLKHVLKAKAVLCPGLLVSFEDKASGEKVEWHYEDGLRSYLVDSVSEFQRLPDEPFCGSLAGNKEAVDWALLWLPEGGDSVQESYVNLIPTAQGGTHVNGLRQGLLDAMREFCEFRNLLPRGVKLAPEDVWERITFVLSMKMQEPQFSGQTKERLSSREAAAFVSGVVKDAFSLWLNAHPELGMQLAELAISNAGRRLKASKKVERKRVTQGPALPGKLADCAGQDPMRAELFLVEGDSAGGSAKQARDKEFQAILPLRGKILNTWEVDGGEVLASQEVHNIAVAIGVDPGAADLSQLRYGKICILADADSDGLHIATLLCALFVQHFRPLVEAGHVYVAMPPLYRIDLGKEIYYALDEAERDGILDRLVAEKKRGKPQVTRFKGLGEMNPPQLRETTMDPNTRRLVQLTLDDLQGTTEIMDMLLAKKRAGDRKNWLETKGNLAEVLV, translated from the coding sequence ATGGCCAACCCCAGCGCTAGCGCCTATAACGCAGACGCCATCGAAGTCCTCTCGGGCCTTGACCCGGTCCGTAAACGGCCGGGCATGTACACCGATACCAGCCGGCCCAACCACCTGGCCCAGGAAGTCATCGACAACAGTGTCGACGAAGCCCTGGCTGGCCACGCCCGTTCGGTGCAGGTCATCCTTCATGCCGACCACTCGCTGGAAGTCAGCGATGACGGCCGCGGCATGCCGGTGGATATCCACCCCGAAGAGGGTGTATCGGGGGTCGAGTTGATCCTCACCAAGCTGCATGCCGGCGGCAAGTTCTCCAACAAGAACTACCAATTCTCCGGGGGCTTGCACGGCGTCGGCATCTCGGTGGTCAATGCCTTGTCGACCCAGGTGCGCGTGCGCGTCAAGCGGGACGGCAACGAATACCAGATGACCTTTGCCGATGGCTTCAAAGCCAGCGAGCTGGAAGTGGTCGGTACTGTCGGCAAGCGCAATACCGGCACCAGTGTGTACTTCAGCCCCGACCCGAAGTACTTCGATTCACCCAAGTTTTCCATCAGCCGCCTCAAGCACGTGCTCAAGGCCAAGGCCGTACTGTGCCCAGGGCTGTTGGTAAGCTTCGAGGACAAGGCCAGCGGCGAGAAGGTCGAATGGCACTACGAGGATGGCCTGCGTTCCTACCTGGTCGACTCGGTCAGTGAGTTCCAGCGCCTGCCGGACGAGCCCTTTTGCGGCAGCCTGGCTGGCAACAAGGAAGCCGTGGACTGGGCCTTGCTGTGGCTGCCCGAAGGCGGTGACAGTGTTCAGGAAAGCTACGTCAACCTGATCCCCACCGCCCAGGGCGGTACCCACGTGAACGGCTTGCGGCAGGGCCTGCTCGATGCCATGCGCGAGTTCTGCGAGTTCCGCAACCTGTTGCCGCGCGGGGTCAAGCTGGCGCCAGAAGACGTTTGGGAACGCATCACGTTCGTGCTCTCGATGAAGATGCAAGAGCCACAGTTCTCCGGGCAGACCAAAGAGCGTCTGTCGTCCCGCGAGGCTGCAGCATTCGTCTCGGGCGTGGTCAAGGACGCCTTCAGCCTGTGGCTCAATGCACACCCCGAACTGGGCATGCAACTGGCGGAACTGGCCATCAGCAACGCCGGCCGCCGCCTCAAGGCCAGCAAGAAAGTCGAGCGCAAGCGCGTCACTCAGGGCCCTGCGCTGCCGGGCAAGCTGGCCGATTGCGCAGGCCAGGACCCAATGCGGGCCGAGCTGTTCCTGGTCGAGGGTGATTCGGCCGGTGGTTCTGCCAAACAGGCGCGTGACAAGGAGTTCCAGGCGATCCTGCCGCTGCGCGGCAAGATCCTCAACACCTGGGAAGTGGACGGTGGTGAGGTGCTGGCCAGCCAGGAAGTGCACAACATTGCCGTGGCCATCGGTGTCGACCCGGGCGCCGCCGACCTGTCGCAGCTGCGCTATGGCAAGATCTGCATCCTTGCCGACGCCGACTCCGACGGCCTGCACATCGCTACCCTGCTGTGCGCGCTGTTCGTTCAGCACTTCCGTCCGTTGGTCGAAGCAGGCCACGTCTACGTTGCCATGCCGCCGCTGTACCGTATCGACCTGGGCAAGGAAATCTACTACGCCCTCGATGAGGCTGAGCGCGACGGCATTCTCGACCGCCTGGTGGCCGAGAAAAAGCGTGGCAAGCCGCAGGTCACCCGATTCAAAGGGCTGGGCGAAATGAACCCACCGCAGTTGCGCGAAACAACCATGGACCCTAACACCCGGCGCCTGGTCCAGCTGACCCTGGATGACCTGCAGGGCACGACCGAAATCATGGATATGCTGTTGGCCAAGAAACGTGCGGGCGATCGCAAGAACTGGCTGGAGACCAAAGGCAATCTGGCCGAGGTTCTGGTTTGA
- a CDS encoding YqiA/YcfP family alpha/beta fold hydrolase, translating to MSGSILYIHGLNSSPLSTKARQLDAVMQQLGLSGQLRVPALHHHPRQAIAQLEAAIAELGAPLLVGSSLGGYYATHLAERLGLKALLINPAVTPHKLFDGYLGTQRNHYSGETWELTHDHVQALAELEVPAPADASRYQVWLQTADETLDYRHAQHYYRACALRIQAGGDHSYQGFAEQIPALLAFAGIARGQYAALDFSVF from the coding sequence ATGTCGGGTTCCATCCTCTATATCCATGGCTTGAACAGCTCACCGCTCTCCACCAAGGCGCGTCAGCTCGACGCTGTGATGCAGCAGCTAGGCCTGTCCGGCCAGCTGCGCGTACCCGCCTTGCACCATCACCCGCGCCAGGCCATCGCACAGCTCGAAGCGGCCATCGCCGAACTGGGCGCGCCCCTGCTGGTCGGCAGTTCGCTCGGCGGCTACTATGCCACCCATCTGGCCGAGCGCTTGGGCCTCAAAGCCCTGCTGATCAACCCCGCGGTTACCCCGCACAAGCTGTTCGACGGCTACCTGGGCACCCAGCGCAACCACTACAGCGGCGAAACCTGGGAGCTGACCCACGATCATGTCCAGGCCCTGGCTGAACTGGAAGTGCCGGCCCCCGCGGACGCCAGCCGCTATCAAGTGTGGTTGCAGACCGCCGATGAAACCCTGGACTATCGCCACGCCCAGCATTATTACCGGGCGTGCGCGTTGCGTATCCAGGCCGGTGGTGATCACAGCTACCAGGGCTTTGCCGAGCAGATACCAGCCCTGCTGGCCTTCGCCGGAATTGCCCGGGGGCAGTATGCGGCGCTCGATTTTTCTGTATTTTGA
- the cpdA gene encoding 3',5'-cyclic-AMP phosphodiesterase, with translation MPHPDPSQAPVCVVQLTDAHLFADPAGTLLGLRTRDSLRHVIAQVRREQPRIDLLLCTGDLSQDGSVASYQAFRDLTGEIGVPARWLPGNHDEARVMAEVAPELVQAVTDIGAWRVIMLNSAVQGATHGLLEPAQLALLDDALVSAGGRHCLVCCHHQPVDIGCAWIAPIGLRNADQLLRRLEGYPQVRALLWGHIHQEWDELRGGLRLLATPSTCIQFAAGSEDFKVSEEQPGYRWLRLHADGQLETGVQRATDFEVKLDFDSPGY, from the coding sequence GTGCCGCACCCAGACCCCTCTCAGGCACCCGTATGCGTGGTGCAATTGACTGACGCTCACCTGTTCGCTGACCCTGCGGGCACGCTGTTGGGGCTGCGCACGCGCGACAGCCTGCGTCATGTGATCGCCCAAGTGCGTCGTGAACAGCCGCGTATCGATCTGCTGTTGTGCACGGGTGACCTTTCGCAGGATGGCAGTGTTGCCTCGTATCAGGCGTTTCGTGATCTTACGGGCGAGATCGGCGTGCCGGCGCGCTGGTTGCCGGGTAATCATGATGAAGCCAGGGTCATGGCCGAGGTGGCGCCGGAGCTGGTGCAGGCAGTGACCGATATTGGCGCCTGGCGTGTCATCATGCTCAATTCTGCGGTGCAGGGCGCGACCCATGGGCTGCTTGAGCCGGCACAGCTGGCGCTGCTCGATGATGCGCTGGTGTCGGCCGGTGGGCGCCATTGCCTGGTCTGCTGCCATCATCAGCCGGTGGATATCGGCTGCGCCTGGATCGCACCGATCGGGTTACGCAATGCGGATCAATTGCTGCGCCGGCTTGAGGGTTATCCACAGGTGAGGGCGCTGCTTTGGGGGCATATCCATCAGGAGTGGGATGAGCTGCGTGGCGGGCTGCGCCTGCTGGCCACGCCATCGACGTGCATACAGTTCGCCGCGGGTAGCGAAGACTTCAAGGTGAGTGAGGAGCAGCCAGGTTACCGCTGGTTGCGCCTGCATGCCGACGGGCAGCTGGAGACCGGGGTGCAGCGGGCCACGGACTTCGAGGTGAAGCTCGATTTCGATAGCCCGGGCTATTGA
- a CDS encoding DUF1249 domain-containing protein encodes MEVNLLRERYRVDLAGLQAACEANYARLMRLLPDMRTTQSSRRIGMTQGDQMLGVLVLDVVLACPYTTTLRVRQEHSLPWLPVPHLEVQVYHDARMAEVVSAEHTRRLRSIYPYPNQSMHQPDEKAQLNLFLGEWLSHCLACGHELASVR; translated from the coding sequence GTGGAAGTGAACCTGCTGCGTGAGCGTTATCGGGTCGATCTGGCCGGGCTGCAGGCAGCCTGTGAGGCCAACTACGCCCGGCTCATGCGCCTGCTGCCCGACATGCGTACCACCCAGAGTTCGCGCCGCATCGGCATGACCCAGGGCGACCAGATGCTCGGCGTGCTGGTGCTCGATGTAGTGCTGGCCTGCCCGTATACCACTACCCTGCGGGTGCGCCAGGAGCACAGCCTGCCTTGGCTGCCGGTGCCCCACCTTGAGGTGCAGGTGTACCACGATGCGCGTATGGCCGAAGTGGTCAGCGCCGAACACACCAGGCGCCTGCGCAGCATCTACCCGTATCCCAACCAGTCCATGCACCAGCCGGATGAAAAGGCCCAGCTCAACCTGTTTCTCGGCGAATGGCTGAGCCACTGCCTGGCGTGTGGTCACGAGCTGGCAAGTGTGCGCTGA
- a CDS encoding NUDIX domain-containing protein gives MSDALNSVPKGFDIIERANCFQGFYRLDKLRLRHELFAGGMGREISRELFVRHDAVCVLPYDPLRDEVVLIEQFRVGALDKVDNPWLIEMVAGLIDKDEQPEEVAHREAEEEAGLTFSALWPMTRYFPSPGGSDEYVHLFLGRCSSEGAGGLHGLEEEGEDIRVRVWSFEDALQAVRDGRICNAATIIGLQWLALNRDEVRGMWK, from the coding sequence ATGTCAGACGCGTTGAATTCAGTGCCCAAGGGCTTCGACATCATCGAACGGGCCAATTGCTTCCAGGGCTTCTACAGGCTCGACAAGCTTCGCCTGCGCCATGAGCTGTTCGCCGGGGGCATGGGCCGTGAGATCAGCCGCGAACTGTTCGTGCGCCATGATGCCGTTTGCGTGCTGCCTTACGATCCGCTGCGTGATGAAGTGGTATTGATCGAGCAGTTTCGCGTCGGTGCGCTGGATAAAGTCGACAACCCTTGGCTGATCGAGATGGTCGCCGGCCTGATCGACAAGGACGAACAGCCTGAAGAGGTCGCTCATCGTGAAGCCGAAGAGGAAGCCGGCCTGACCTTCAGCGCCCTATGGCCGATGACGCGGTATTTCCCGTCGCCGGGCGGCAGTGATGAATACGTGCACCTGTTCCTTGGCCGCTGCAGCAGCGAAGGCGCCGGGGGGCTGCACGGCCTGGAAGAAGAGGGCGAGGATATCCGTGTGCGGGTCTGGTCGTTCGAAGATGCTTTGCAGGCTGTGCGCGATGGGCGTATCTGCAATGCGGCGACGATCATCGGCCTGCAATGGCTGGCGCTCAACAGAGATGAAGTACGAGGTATGTGGAAGTGA
- a CDS encoding RsiV family protein: MTLVKLTAVAVLALALGACQSLFAPNYRAPLEVKRDAWEHVKPGCSESDCPLVNIDTIHFPDLPKLDAIVEKRLLQLTEDNQHGTAPSTLQAYEQQYLATADKRNSSYLQAKVREQHDGLVIIELSSYLDSGGAHGMPGRGFINYSRKLDKVLTLQDMLVPGQEDTFWKTVEESHRAWLISVGMDKDAEFVKTWPFKKSPHIALTYGAVVVKYEVYTIAPYSMGHVELKLPYPRLNGVLKPELFPGRG; this comes from the coding sequence ATGACACTTGTCAAACTGACTGCCGTGGCGGTGCTGGCCTTGGCCCTCGGTGCCTGCCAGAGCCTGTTCGCGCCGAATTACCGTGCCCCGCTGGAGGTGAAGCGCGACGCCTGGGAGCACGTAAAGCCAGGTTGCAGCGAGAGTGACTGCCCACTGGTGAATATTGACACCATTCACTTCCCGGACCTGCCCAAGCTCGACGCAATCGTCGAAAAGCGCCTGCTGCAACTGACCGAAGACAACCAGCATGGCACCGCACCAAGCACTTTGCAGGCGTATGAGCAGCAATACCTGGCAACTGCCGACAAACGCAACAGCAGCTACCTGCAGGCCAAGGTACGTGAACAGCATGACGGGCTGGTGATCATCGAGCTGTCCAGCTACCTCGATAGCGGCGGCGCTCATGGCATGCCAGGCCGGGGCTTCATCAACTATTCGCGCAAGCTGGACAAGGTACTGACCCTGCAGGACATGCTGGTCCCGGGCCAGGAAGACACCTTCTGGAAAACGGTAGAAGAATCGCACCGCGCCTGGCTGATCAGCGTGGGGATGGACAAGGATGCCGAGTTCGTCAAAACCTGGCCGTTCAAGAAGTCGCCGCACATCGCGCTGACGTACGGCGCAGTGGTTGTCAAATACGAGGTCTATACCATCGCGCCCTACTCCATGGGCCACGTGGAACTGAAGCTTCCCTACCCTCGCCTGAATGGCGTGCTCAAGCCCGAACTGTTCCCCGGCCGCGGCTGA
- the cytX gene encoding putative hydroxymethylpyrimidine transporter CytX → MTTTSHFSPDHPVPASQRPFGGRDLFSLWFSLGIGLMVLQVGAMLAPGLGLAGAVLAIILGTGVGVLLLGAAGVIGSDTGLCAMATLRLSLGSHGARLPALLNLLQLIGWGAFEIIVMRDAASLLGARTFGEGSLWNSPMFWTLCFGGLATLLAVSGPLAFVRKVLRKWGIWLLLGACLWLTWNLFAKADLSELWQRSGDGSMSLATGFDIVIAMPLSWLPLIADYSRFARSARRVFGGTVLGYFIGNTWLMSLGVAYTLAFAPSGEVNALLLALAGAGLGIPLLLILLDESEKAFADIHSAAVSTGLLVRLKVEHLALAIGVLCTLIALLAPLAQYENFLLLIGSVFAPLFGVVLMDHFVIRRRRLPAQIDGMHWQALLAWAVGVVAYHSIAAQAPEVGATLPALLLAGGLHALLSLSRGRGTVRA, encoded by the coding sequence ATGACAACTACCAGCCATTTTTCCCCCGACCACCCCGTCCCCGCCAGCCAACGCCCGTTCGGTGGCCGGGACCTGTTCTCGCTCTGGTTTTCCCTGGGCATCGGCCTGATGGTCCTGCAGGTGGGCGCGATGCTCGCCCCCGGCCTGGGCCTGGCCGGCGCGGTGCTGGCCATCATCTTGGGTACCGGCGTGGGCGTACTGCTGCTTGGGGCGGCAGGCGTGATTGGCAGCGACACGGGCCTGTGCGCCATGGCCACCCTGCGCCTGAGCCTGGGCAGCCACGGCGCGCGCTTGCCGGCGTTGCTCAACCTGCTGCAACTGATCGGTTGGGGGGCGTTCGAGATCATTGTCATGCGGGACGCCGCCAGCCTGCTGGGCGCGCGCACCTTCGGTGAAGGCAGCCTGTGGAACAGCCCAATGTTCTGGACCCTCTGCTTCGGTGGCCTGGCCACGCTGCTCGCGGTCAGCGGGCCGCTGGCATTCGTGCGCAAGGTGCTGCGTAAATGGGGGATCTGGCTGTTGTTGGGCGCTTGCCTGTGGCTGACCTGGAACCTCTTCGCCAAGGCTGACCTGAGCGAGCTGTGGCAGCGCAGCGGAGATGGGTCGATGTCGCTGGCCACGGGCTTCGACATCGTCATCGCCATGCCGCTTTCCTGGTTGCCGTTGATTGCCGACTACTCGCGTTTCGCCCGCAGCGCCAGGCGCGTGTTCGGCGGGACCGTGCTCGGTTACTTCATCGGCAATACCTGGCTGATGAGCCTGGGCGTGGCCTACACCCTTGCCTTTGCGCCGAGCGGTGAGGTCAACGCGCTGTTGCTGGCCCTGGCCGGTGCCGGGCTGGGTATTCCGTTGCTGCTGATTTTGCTGGACGAGTCGGAGAAGGCCTTTGCCGATATCCACTCGGCGGCGGTATCGACTGGCCTGCTGGTACGCCTGAAGGTCGAGCACCTGGCGTTGGCCATCGGTGTGCTATGTACGCTGATTGCTCTGCTGGCGCCGCTGGCCCAGTACGAGAACTTCCTGCTGCTGATTGGCTCGGTGTTCGCGCCGCTGTTCGGTGTGGTGCTGATGGACCACTTCGTGATCCGCCGCCGCCGCCTTCCAGCACAAATCGATGGTATGCACTGGCAGGCGCTGCTGGCTTGGGCGGTGGGCGTGGTGGCCTATCACAGCATCGCTGCGCAAGCGCCAGAGGTCGGCGCTACCCTGCCAGCATTACTGCTGGCGGGTGGGCTGCATGCGCTACTAAGCCTCAGCCGCGGCCGGGGAACAGTTCGGGCTTGA